The Pelmatolapia mariae isolate MD_Pm_ZW linkage group LG10_11, Pm_UMD_F_2, whole genome shotgun sequence genome includes a region encoding these proteins:
- the mtmr4 gene encoding myotubularin-related protein 4 isoform X1 has translation MSLTGRVSCSMLNCFGEEGPPSLEYIKAKDLFPQKELVKEDESLQVPFPVLQGEGVEYLGRADEAIIAISNYRLHIKFKDSVINTYPGVDIDISVPLRLIESVESRDMFQLHIICKDSKVVRCHFATFKQCQEWVKRLNRAIAHPSRLEDLFALAYHAWCLGGSADDEDQHLHLCRPGSHTFVHSFRTSKCLRGHFSFIPSLHVLCVFVGDHVRQRMEMEVKRMGFDTQNIWRVSDINCNYKLCSSYPQKLLIPIWITDKELESVASFRSWKRIPVVVYRHQKNGAVIARCSQPEISWWGWRNTDDEYLVTSIAKACQMDSGTKGAQTNRQRGEAPDSSDSDFDSSLTGGSSCNDNTVTQKLLILDARSYTAAVANRAKGGGCECEEYYPSCEVMFMGMANIHAIRNSFQALRAVCSQIPDPGNWLSALESTRWLQHLSVMLKAATLVCSAVERDGRPVLVHCSDGWDRTPQIVALAKVLLDPYYRTLEGFQVLVETEWLDFGHKFGDRCGHQENSDDVSEQCPVFLQWLDCVHQLLKQFPCLFEFNEAFLVKLVQHTYSCLYGTFLCNNAREREAKNIYKRTCSVWSLLRTANKNFQNFLYIPSHDMVLQPVCHTRALQLWTAVYLPTSSPCTAVDDSVDLYLPPSITGDELTSRSLDRLPKTRSMDDLLSAFENGMPLTRTSSDPNLNKHCQEGRSALEPSPAVEEPAAKGSNELIPDTAVDSGEGQSVHPTPKAVPGVVGAEEAVDGPCFTTQPLPSLPLSPVPLSEDVTLAHTAFSTPALMQALHQITDTPLQQAPMEAESPCRTAESIPSPTHKSEPCLPLPCKSTQPAANTPTSVFQGQIDSQSKSLLAVKQLTPLLPMGDSTETLTGENDHPPNSPSAVTQEFTQNTLNDEEQPEFQPQAQPQKEKEDTRTNGASGRERVLAAAPVDCIQVTARPLISQSQLSDLCLLSSHWESVQGLVQSASGASRAQHPNIHQSRRLASKLLRAQGFAIANGSQCCRREALCCPSSALQTGWPTRSAGYTGLCGPAALTSYSLAAHQLLPASYSSPSASSSPPPPQALAYLDDDGLPVPMDAVQQRLRQIEAGYKQEVEVLRQQVRQLQMRLESQQYGTPPSEPYVEYEDDITCLRESDNSNEEDSLSTHSEDRLSEGSWDRVEPRDTEVTRWVPDHMASHCFNCDCEFWIAKRRHHCRNCGNVFCKDCCHLKLPIPDQQLYDPVLVCNTCHDLLLESRTREIRSQQLKKAIATASS, from the exons ATGAGCCTCACAGGAAGGGTGTCCTGCTCCATGCTCAACTGCTTT GGTGAAGAGGGGCCTCCCAGTCTGGAGTACATCAAGGCCAAGGATTTGTTCCCCCAGAAGGAGCTGGTGAAGGAGGATGAAAGCCTTCAG GTGCCGTTCCCAGTTCTTCAGGGGGAAGGTGTGGAATACCTTGGCCGTGCTGATGAAGCCATCATTGCCATTTCTAACTACAGACTTCACATCAAGTTCAAGGACTCAGTCATCAAT aCCTACCCAGGTGTGGACATTGACATATCT GTGCCTCTCAGGCTGATAGAAAGTGTAGAGAGTAGAGATATGTTCCAGTTGCACATCATTTGCAAAGACTCTAAAGTTGTCAG ATGCCACTTTGCAACGTTCAAGCAGTGCCAGGAGTGGGTCAAACGTCTGAACCGGGCCATAGCACACCCATCACGGCTGGAGGACCTGTTCGCCCTGGCCTATCACGCGTGGTGTCTAGGAGGCAGCGCTGACGATGAAGATCAGCACCTTCATCTTTGCCGCCCAGGTTCACACACATTCGTTCACAGTTTTAGAACAAGTAAATGTTTGAGAGGGCATTTTTCATTTATACCCTCGCTCCATGTTCTATGTGTGTTTGTAGGTGATCATGTACGTCAGAGAATGGAAATGGAGGTCAAGAGGATGGGCTTCGATACTCAAAACATCTGGAGAGTGTCTGACATCAACTGCAACTACAA GCTGTGCTCCAGCTACCCACAGAAGCTTCTGATTCCAATCTGGATCACTGACAAGGAGCTGGAGAGTGTGGCTTCTTTTAGATCCTGGAAGAGGATCCCAGTGGTGGTCTACAG GCACCAGAAGAACGGGGCAGTGATTGCCCGCTGTAGCCAGCCTGAGATTAGCTGGTGGGGCTGGAGGAACACAGATGATGAGTATCTAGTTACGTCCATCGCTAAGGCCTGTCAGATGGACAGCGGAACCAAGGGTGCACAAACAAATCGACAACGCGGGGAAGCTCCTGACTCTTCCGATAGTGATTTTG ATTCATCTCTGACGGGCGGCTCCAGCTGCAATGACAACACTGTGACACAGAAGCTGCTGATTCTGGATGCTCGCTCATACACTGCTGCAGTGGCTAACCGAGCTAAGGGCGGAGGCTGCGAATGTGAAG AGTACTACCCCAGCTGTGAGGTCATGTTCATGGGAATGGCCAACATCCATGCTATCCGGAACAGTTTCCAGGCTCTCAGGGCTGTCTGCAGTCAGATCCCCGATCCAGGAAA CTGGCTTTCAGCACTAGAGAGCACCCGTTGGCTGCAGCACCTGTCGGTCATGCTGAAGGCTGCCACTCTGGTATGTTCAGCAGTCGAGCGGGACGGTCGTCCTgtcctggtacactgctcagacgGGTGGGACCGCACGCCTCAGATTGTAGCCCTCGCCAAGGTCCTGCTGGACCCCTACTACAGGACATTAGAG GGTTTCCAGGTGCTCGTAGAGACTGAATGGCTGGACTTTGGTCATAAGTTTGGGGACCGCTGTGGCCACCAGGAGAACTCAGACGATGTGAGCGAGCAGTGTCCCGTCTTCCTGCAGTGGCTGGATTGTGTTCACCAGCTGCTCAAACAGTTCCCCTGCCTGTTTGAGTTCAACGAGGCCTTCCTG GTCAAGTTGGTGCAGCACACATACTCGTGTCTTTACGGCACGTTTCTGTGCAACAACGCTCGTGAAAGGGAGGCAAAGAATATCTACAAACGCACCTGCTCTGTGTGGTCTCTGCTTCGCACAGCAAACAAGAACTTCCAGAACTTCCTCTACATCCCTTCTCATGACATG gtgcTGCAGCCAGTCTGCCATACTCGGGCACTACAGTTGTGGACAGCCGTCTACCTGCCCACCTCCTCCCCCTGCACTGCTGTGGATGATTCTGTGGATCTCTACCTCCCGCCCTCCATCACAGGAGACGAGCTTACCTCCCGTTCCCTGGACAG ACTTCCTAAGACCCGCTCCATGGATGACCTGCTGTCAGCTTTTGAGAATGGGATGCCCCTGACACGAACATCGAGCGACCCCAATCTCAACAAGCACTGCCAGGAGGGTCGCTCTGCACTGGAGCCCTCACCTGCTGTGGAAGAACCCGCTGCAAAAGGCTCCAACGAGCTCATACCTGACACTGCGGTGGACAGTGGAGAGGGACAATCTGTGCATCCGACTCCAAAAGCTGTCCCAGGTGTAGTGGGTGCTGAAGAGGCTGTGGATGGACCCTGTTTCACTACGCAGCCCCTGCCTTCCCTGCCCCTCTCACCTGTCCCCCTCAGTGAGGATGTCACACTTGCTCACACTGCCTTTTCCACTCCTGCCCTCATGCAAGCTTTGCATCAGATCACAGATACTCCACTCCAACAAGCTCCAATGGAGGCTGAGAGCCCCTGTAGgactgctgagagtataccatCACCCACTCATAAATCAGAGCCCTGCTTACCTCTGCCCTGCAAAAGCACTCAACCTGCAGCCAACACACCAACCTCTGTATTTCAAGGACAAATTGATAGTCAGTCAAAGAGCCTGCTGGCTGTAAAGCAGCTAACACCACTCCTTCCCATGGGGGACTCCACTGAGACTCTTACAGGTGAGAATGATCATCCCCCCAACTCGCCCTCCGCAGTGACCCAGGAATTTACCCAGAATACTTTGAATGATGAGGAGCAGCCTGAGTTTCAGCCACAAGCTCAACCccagaaggagaaggaggacaCGAGGACAAATGGGGCGAGTGGAAGAGAGCGTGTGTTAGCGGCAGCTCCTGTAGACTGCATCCAGGTAACTGCTCGCCCTCTGATTTCCCAGAGCCAGCTCTCGGACCTGTGCTTGCTCAGCTCCCACTGGGAGAGTGTCCAGGGTCTGGTCCAGTCTGCCTCTGGTGCCAGCCGGGCCCAGCACCCCAACATCCACCAGAGCCGCCGGCTTGCCAGTAAACTCCTCCGCGCCCAGGGCTTTGCCATTGCCAATGGCTCGCAGTGCTGCCGCAGGGAGGCTCTCTGTTGTCCGAGCAGTGCGCTGCAGACTGGATGGCCTACCAGGAGTGCAGGCTACACTGGACTGTGTGGGCCTGCTGCCCTCACCAGCTACTCACTGGCAGCCCATCAGCTCCTGCCAGCCTCTTATTCCTCACCCTCAGCTTCCAGCTCGCCACCACCTCCCCAGGCCCTGGCTTACCTGGATGACGATGGGCTGCCTGTGCCGATGGATGCCGTGCAGCAGAGATTGCGTCAGATCGAGGCGGGTTACAAGCAGGAGGTTGAGGTGCTGCGACAGCAGGTGCGACAGCTGCAGATGAGGCTTGAGAGTCAACAGTATGGCACCCCTCCCTCAGAGCCATACGTCGAGTACGAGGATGACATT ACATGTCTGCGTGAGTCAGACAACAGCAATGAGGAAGATTCTCTGTCTACCCACAGCGAGGACCGTCTGTCCGAGGGCAGCTGGGATCGAGTGGAGCCCAGGGACACTGAG GTTACGAGGTGGGTGCCCGACCACATGGCCTCCCATTGTTTCAACTGTGACTGTGAGTTCTGGATAGCCAAGAGACGTCACCACTGCAG GAACTGTGGTAATGTGTTCTGTAAAGACTGTTGTCACCTGAAGCTTCCCATCCCAGACCAGCAGCTTTACGACCCCGTGTTGGTGTGCAACACCTGCCACGACCTGCTCCTCGAGTCCCGCACCCGCGAGATCCGTAGCCAGCAGCTTAAGAAGGCCATCGCTACAGCCTCCAGCTGA
- the mtmr4 gene encoding myotubularin-related protein 4 isoform X3, translating to MGEEGPPSLEYIKAKDLFPQKELVKEDESLQVPFPVLQGEGVEYLGRADEAIIAISNYRLHIKFKDSVINTYPGVDIDISVPLRLIESVESRDMFQLHIICKDSKVVRCHFATFKQCQEWVKRLNRAIAHPSRLEDLFALAYHAWCLGGSADDEDQHLHLCRPGSHTFVHSFRTSKCLRGHFSFIPSLHVLCVFVGDHVRQRMEMEVKRMGFDTQNIWRVSDINCNYKLCSSYPQKLLIPIWITDKELESVASFRSWKRIPVVVYRHQKNGAVIARCSQPEISWWGWRNTDDEYLVTSIAKACQMDSGTKGAQTNRQRGEAPDSSDSDFDSSLTGGSSCNDNTVTQKLLILDARSYTAAVANRAKGGGCECEEYYPSCEVMFMGMANIHAIRNSFQALRAVCSQIPDPGNWLSALESTRWLQHLSVMLKAATLVCSAVERDGRPVLVHCSDGWDRTPQIVALAKVLLDPYYRTLEGFQVLVETEWLDFGHKFGDRCGHQENSDDVSEQCPVFLQWLDCVHQLLKQFPCLFEFNEAFLVKLVQHTYSCLYGTFLCNNAREREAKNIYKRTCSVWSLLRTANKNFQNFLYIPSHDMVLQPVCHTRALQLWTAVYLPTSSPCTAVDDSVDLYLPPSITGDELTSRSLDRLPKTRSMDDLLSAFENGMPLTRTSSDPNLNKHCQEGRSALEPSPAVEEPAAKGSNELIPDTAVDSGEGQSVHPTPKAVPGVVGAEEAVDGPCFTTQPLPSLPLSPVPLSEDVTLAHTAFSTPALMQALHQITDTPLQQAPMEAESPCRTAESIPSPTHKSEPCLPLPCKSTQPAANTPTSVFQGQIDSQSKSLLAVKQLTPLLPMGDSTETLTGENDHPPNSPSAVTQEFTQNTLNDEEQPEFQPQAQPQKEKEDTRTNGASGRERVLAAAPVDCIQVTARPLISQSQLSDLCLLSSHWESVQGLVQSASGASRAQHPNIHQSRRLASKLLRAQGFAIANGSQCCRREALCCPSSALQTGWPTRSAGYTGLCGPAALTSYSLAAHQLLPASYSSPSASSSPPPPQALAYLDDDGLPVPMDAVQQRLRQIEAGYKQEVEVLRQQVRQLQMRLESQQYGTPPSEPYVEYEDDITCLRESDNSNEEDSLSTHSEDRLSEGSWDRVEPRDTEVTRWVPDHMASHCFNCDCEFWIAKRRHHCRNCGNVFCKDCCHLKLPIPDQQLYDPVLVCNTCHDLLLESRTREIRSQQLKKAIATASS from the exons ATG GGTGAAGAGGGGCCTCCCAGTCTGGAGTACATCAAGGCCAAGGATTTGTTCCCCCAGAAGGAGCTGGTGAAGGAGGATGAAAGCCTTCAG GTGCCGTTCCCAGTTCTTCAGGGGGAAGGTGTGGAATACCTTGGCCGTGCTGATGAAGCCATCATTGCCATTTCTAACTACAGACTTCACATCAAGTTCAAGGACTCAGTCATCAAT aCCTACCCAGGTGTGGACATTGACATATCT GTGCCTCTCAGGCTGATAGAAAGTGTAGAGAGTAGAGATATGTTCCAGTTGCACATCATTTGCAAAGACTCTAAAGTTGTCAG ATGCCACTTTGCAACGTTCAAGCAGTGCCAGGAGTGGGTCAAACGTCTGAACCGGGCCATAGCACACCCATCACGGCTGGAGGACCTGTTCGCCCTGGCCTATCACGCGTGGTGTCTAGGAGGCAGCGCTGACGATGAAGATCAGCACCTTCATCTTTGCCGCCCAGGTTCACACACATTCGTTCACAGTTTTAGAACAAGTAAATGTTTGAGAGGGCATTTTTCATTTATACCCTCGCTCCATGTTCTATGTGTGTTTGTAGGTGATCATGTACGTCAGAGAATGGAAATGGAGGTCAAGAGGATGGGCTTCGATACTCAAAACATCTGGAGAGTGTCTGACATCAACTGCAACTACAA GCTGTGCTCCAGCTACCCACAGAAGCTTCTGATTCCAATCTGGATCACTGACAAGGAGCTGGAGAGTGTGGCTTCTTTTAGATCCTGGAAGAGGATCCCAGTGGTGGTCTACAG GCACCAGAAGAACGGGGCAGTGATTGCCCGCTGTAGCCAGCCTGAGATTAGCTGGTGGGGCTGGAGGAACACAGATGATGAGTATCTAGTTACGTCCATCGCTAAGGCCTGTCAGATGGACAGCGGAACCAAGGGTGCACAAACAAATCGACAACGCGGGGAAGCTCCTGACTCTTCCGATAGTGATTTTG ATTCATCTCTGACGGGCGGCTCCAGCTGCAATGACAACACTGTGACACAGAAGCTGCTGATTCTGGATGCTCGCTCATACACTGCTGCAGTGGCTAACCGAGCTAAGGGCGGAGGCTGCGAATGTGAAG AGTACTACCCCAGCTGTGAGGTCATGTTCATGGGAATGGCCAACATCCATGCTATCCGGAACAGTTTCCAGGCTCTCAGGGCTGTCTGCAGTCAGATCCCCGATCCAGGAAA CTGGCTTTCAGCACTAGAGAGCACCCGTTGGCTGCAGCACCTGTCGGTCATGCTGAAGGCTGCCACTCTGGTATGTTCAGCAGTCGAGCGGGACGGTCGTCCTgtcctggtacactgctcagacgGGTGGGACCGCACGCCTCAGATTGTAGCCCTCGCCAAGGTCCTGCTGGACCCCTACTACAGGACATTAGAG GGTTTCCAGGTGCTCGTAGAGACTGAATGGCTGGACTTTGGTCATAAGTTTGGGGACCGCTGTGGCCACCAGGAGAACTCAGACGATGTGAGCGAGCAGTGTCCCGTCTTCCTGCAGTGGCTGGATTGTGTTCACCAGCTGCTCAAACAGTTCCCCTGCCTGTTTGAGTTCAACGAGGCCTTCCTG GTCAAGTTGGTGCAGCACACATACTCGTGTCTTTACGGCACGTTTCTGTGCAACAACGCTCGTGAAAGGGAGGCAAAGAATATCTACAAACGCACCTGCTCTGTGTGGTCTCTGCTTCGCACAGCAAACAAGAACTTCCAGAACTTCCTCTACATCCCTTCTCATGACATG gtgcTGCAGCCAGTCTGCCATACTCGGGCACTACAGTTGTGGACAGCCGTCTACCTGCCCACCTCCTCCCCCTGCACTGCTGTGGATGATTCTGTGGATCTCTACCTCCCGCCCTCCATCACAGGAGACGAGCTTACCTCCCGTTCCCTGGACAG ACTTCCTAAGACCCGCTCCATGGATGACCTGCTGTCAGCTTTTGAGAATGGGATGCCCCTGACACGAACATCGAGCGACCCCAATCTCAACAAGCACTGCCAGGAGGGTCGCTCTGCACTGGAGCCCTCACCTGCTGTGGAAGAACCCGCTGCAAAAGGCTCCAACGAGCTCATACCTGACACTGCGGTGGACAGTGGAGAGGGACAATCTGTGCATCCGACTCCAAAAGCTGTCCCAGGTGTAGTGGGTGCTGAAGAGGCTGTGGATGGACCCTGTTTCACTACGCAGCCCCTGCCTTCCCTGCCCCTCTCACCTGTCCCCCTCAGTGAGGATGTCACACTTGCTCACACTGCCTTTTCCACTCCTGCCCTCATGCAAGCTTTGCATCAGATCACAGATACTCCACTCCAACAAGCTCCAATGGAGGCTGAGAGCCCCTGTAGgactgctgagagtataccatCACCCACTCATAAATCAGAGCCCTGCTTACCTCTGCCCTGCAAAAGCACTCAACCTGCAGCCAACACACCAACCTCTGTATTTCAAGGACAAATTGATAGTCAGTCAAAGAGCCTGCTGGCTGTAAAGCAGCTAACACCACTCCTTCCCATGGGGGACTCCACTGAGACTCTTACAGGTGAGAATGATCATCCCCCCAACTCGCCCTCCGCAGTGACCCAGGAATTTACCCAGAATACTTTGAATGATGAGGAGCAGCCTGAGTTTCAGCCACAAGCTCAACCccagaaggagaaggaggacaCGAGGACAAATGGGGCGAGTGGAAGAGAGCGTGTGTTAGCGGCAGCTCCTGTAGACTGCATCCAGGTAACTGCTCGCCCTCTGATTTCCCAGAGCCAGCTCTCGGACCTGTGCTTGCTCAGCTCCCACTGGGAGAGTGTCCAGGGTCTGGTCCAGTCTGCCTCTGGTGCCAGCCGGGCCCAGCACCCCAACATCCACCAGAGCCGCCGGCTTGCCAGTAAACTCCTCCGCGCCCAGGGCTTTGCCATTGCCAATGGCTCGCAGTGCTGCCGCAGGGAGGCTCTCTGTTGTCCGAGCAGTGCGCTGCAGACTGGATGGCCTACCAGGAGTGCAGGCTACACTGGACTGTGTGGGCCTGCTGCCCTCACCAGCTACTCACTGGCAGCCCATCAGCTCCTGCCAGCCTCTTATTCCTCACCCTCAGCTTCCAGCTCGCCACCACCTCCCCAGGCCCTGGCTTACCTGGATGACGATGGGCTGCCTGTGCCGATGGATGCCGTGCAGCAGAGATTGCGTCAGATCGAGGCGGGTTACAAGCAGGAGGTTGAGGTGCTGCGACAGCAGGTGCGACAGCTGCAGATGAGGCTTGAGAGTCAACAGTATGGCACCCCTCCCTCAGAGCCATACGTCGAGTACGAGGATGACATT ACATGTCTGCGTGAGTCAGACAACAGCAATGAGGAAGATTCTCTGTCTACCCACAGCGAGGACCGTCTGTCCGAGGGCAGCTGGGATCGAGTGGAGCCCAGGGACACTGAG GTTACGAGGTGGGTGCCCGACCACATGGCCTCCCATTGTTTCAACTGTGACTGTGAGTTCTGGATAGCCAAGAGACGTCACCACTGCAG GAACTGTGGTAATGTGTTCTGTAAAGACTGTTGTCACCTGAAGCTTCCCATCCCAGACCAGCAGCTTTACGACCCCGTGTTGGTGTGCAACACCTGCCACGACCTGCTCCTCGAGTCCCGCACCCGCGAGATCCGTAGCCAGCAGCTTAAGAAGGCCATCGCTACAGCCTCCAGCTGA
- the mtmr4 gene encoding myotubularin-related protein 4 isoform X5 — protein MSLTGRVSCSMLNCFGEEGPPSLEYIKAKDLFPQKELVKEDESLQVPFPVLQGEGVEYLGRADEAIIAISNYRLHIKFKDSVINVPLRLIESVESRDMFQLHIICKDSKVVRCHFATFKQCQEWVKRLNRAIAHPSRLEDLFALAYHAWCLGGSADDEDQHLHLCRPGDHVRQRMEMEVKRMGFDTQNIWRVSDINCNYKLCSSYPQKLLIPIWITDKELESVASFRSWKRIPVVVYRHQKNGAVIARCSQPEISWWGWRNTDDEYLVTSIAKACQMDSGTKGAQTNRQRGEAPDSSDSDFDSSLTGGSSCNDNTVTQKLLILDARSYTAAVANRAKGGGCECEEYYPSCEVMFMGMANIHAIRNSFQALRAVCSQIPDPGNWLSALESTRWLQHLSVMLKAATLVCSAVERDGRPVLVHCSDGWDRTPQIVALAKVLLDPYYRTLEGFQVLVETEWLDFGHKFGDRCGHQENSDDVSEQCPVFLQWLDCVHQLLKQFPCLFEFNEAFLVKLVQHTYSCLYGTFLCNNAREREAKNIYKRTCSVWSLLRTANKNFQNFLYIPSHDMVLQPVCHTRALQLWTAVYLPTSSPCTAVDDSVDLYLPPSITGDELTSRSLDRLPKTRSMDDLLSAFENGMPLTRTSSDPNLNKHCQEGRSALEPSPAVEEPAAKGSNELIPDTAVDSGEGQSVHPTPKAVPGVVGAEEAVDGPCFTTQPLPSLPLSPVPLSEDVTLAHTAFSTPALMQALHQITDTPLQQAPMEAESPCRTAESIPSPTHKSEPCLPLPCKSTQPAANTPTSVFQGQIDSQSKSLLAVKQLTPLLPMGDSTETLTGENDHPPNSPSAVTQEFTQNTLNDEEQPEFQPQAQPQKEKEDTRTNGASGRERVLAAAPVDCIQVTARPLISQSQLSDLCLLSSHWESVQGLVQSASGASRAQHPNIHQSRRLASKLLRAQGFAIANGSQCCRREALCCPSSALQTGWPTRSAGYTGLCGPAALTSYSLAAHQLLPASYSSPSASSSPPPPQALAYLDDDGLPVPMDAVQQRLRQIEAGYKQEVEVLRQQVRQLQMRLESQQYGTPPSEPYVEYEDDITCLRESDNSNEEDSLSTHSEDRLSEGSWDRVEPRDTEVTRWVPDHMASHCFNCDCEFWIAKRRHHCRNCGNVFCKDCCHLKLPIPDQQLYDPVLVCNTCHDLLLESRTREIRSQQLKKAIATASS, from the exons ATGAGCCTCACAGGAAGGGTGTCCTGCTCCATGCTCAACTGCTTT GGTGAAGAGGGGCCTCCCAGTCTGGAGTACATCAAGGCCAAGGATTTGTTCCCCCAGAAGGAGCTGGTGAAGGAGGATGAAAGCCTTCAG GTGCCGTTCCCAGTTCTTCAGGGGGAAGGTGTGGAATACCTTGGCCGTGCTGATGAAGCCATCATTGCCATTTCTAACTACAGACTTCACATCAAGTTCAAGGACTCAGTCATCAAT GTGCCTCTCAGGCTGATAGAAAGTGTAGAGAGTAGAGATATGTTCCAGTTGCACATCATTTGCAAAGACTCTAAAGTTGTCAG ATGCCACTTTGCAACGTTCAAGCAGTGCCAGGAGTGGGTCAAACGTCTGAACCGGGCCATAGCACACCCATCACGGCTGGAGGACCTGTTCGCCCTGGCCTATCACGCGTGGTGTCTAGGAGGCAGCGCTGACGATGAAGATCAGCACCTTCATCTTTGCCGCCCAG GTGATCATGTACGTCAGAGAATGGAAATGGAGGTCAAGAGGATGGGCTTCGATACTCAAAACATCTGGAGAGTGTCTGACATCAACTGCAACTACAA GCTGTGCTCCAGCTACCCACAGAAGCTTCTGATTCCAATCTGGATCACTGACAAGGAGCTGGAGAGTGTGGCTTCTTTTAGATCCTGGAAGAGGATCCCAGTGGTGGTCTACAG GCACCAGAAGAACGGGGCAGTGATTGCCCGCTGTAGCCAGCCTGAGATTAGCTGGTGGGGCTGGAGGAACACAGATGATGAGTATCTAGTTACGTCCATCGCTAAGGCCTGTCAGATGGACAGCGGAACCAAGGGTGCACAAACAAATCGACAACGCGGGGAAGCTCCTGACTCTTCCGATAGTGATTTTG ATTCATCTCTGACGGGCGGCTCCAGCTGCAATGACAACACTGTGACACAGAAGCTGCTGATTCTGGATGCTCGCTCATACACTGCTGCAGTGGCTAACCGAGCTAAGGGCGGAGGCTGCGAATGTGAAG AGTACTACCCCAGCTGTGAGGTCATGTTCATGGGAATGGCCAACATCCATGCTATCCGGAACAGTTTCCAGGCTCTCAGGGCTGTCTGCAGTCAGATCCCCGATCCAGGAAA CTGGCTTTCAGCACTAGAGAGCACCCGTTGGCTGCAGCACCTGTCGGTCATGCTGAAGGCTGCCACTCTGGTATGTTCAGCAGTCGAGCGGGACGGTCGTCCTgtcctggtacactgctcagacgGGTGGGACCGCACGCCTCAGATTGTAGCCCTCGCCAAGGTCCTGCTGGACCCCTACTACAGGACATTAGAG GGTTTCCAGGTGCTCGTAGAGACTGAATGGCTGGACTTTGGTCATAAGTTTGGGGACCGCTGTGGCCACCAGGAGAACTCAGACGATGTGAGCGAGCAGTGTCCCGTCTTCCTGCAGTGGCTGGATTGTGTTCACCAGCTGCTCAAACAGTTCCCCTGCCTGTTTGAGTTCAACGAGGCCTTCCTG GTCAAGTTGGTGCAGCACACATACTCGTGTCTTTACGGCACGTTTCTGTGCAACAACGCTCGTGAAAGGGAGGCAAAGAATATCTACAAACGCACCTGCTCTGTGTGGTCTCTGCTTCGCACAGCAAACAAGAACTTCCAGAACTTCCTCTACATCCCTTCTCATGACATG gtgcTGCAGCCAGTCTGCCATACTCGGGCACTACAGTTGTGGACAGCCGTCTACCTGCCCACCTCCTCCCCCTGCACTGCTGTGGATGATTCTGTGGATCTCTACCTCCCGCCCTCCATCACAGGAGACGAGCTTACCTCCCGTTCCCTGGACAG ACTTCCTAAGACCCGCTCCATGGATGACCTGCTGTCAGCTTTTGAGAATGGGATGCCCCTGACACGAACATCGAGCGACCCCAATCTCAACAAGCACTGCCAGGAGGGTCGCTCTGCACTGGAGCCCTCACCTGCTGTGGAAGAACCCGCTGCAAAAGGCTCCAACGAGCTCATACCTGACACTGCGGTGGACAGTGGAGAGGGACAATCTGTGCATCCGACTCCAAAAGCTGTCCCAGGTGTAGTGGGTGCTGAAGAGGCTGTGGATGGACCCTGTTTCACTACGCAGCCCCTGCCTTCCCTGCCCCTCTCACCTGTCCCCCTCAGTGAGGATGTCACACTTGCTCACACTGCCTTTTCCACTCCTGCCCTCATGCAAGCTTTGCATCAGATCACAGATACTCCACTCCAACAAGCTCCAATGGAGGCTGAGAGCCCCTGTAGgactgctgagagtataccatCACCCACTCATAAATCAGAGCCCTGCTTACCTCTGCCCTGCAAAAGCACTCAACCTGCAGCCAACACACCAACCTCTGTATTTCAAGGACAAATTGATAGTCAGTCAAAGAGCCTGCTGGCTGTAAAGCAGCTAACACCACTCCTTCCCATGGGGGACTCCACTGAGACTCTTACAGGTGAGAATGATCATCCCCCCAACTCGCCCTCCGCAGTGACCCAGGAATTTACCCAGAATACTTTGAATGATGAGGAGCAGCCTGAGTTTCAGCCACAAGCTCAACCccagaaggagaaggaggacaCGAGGACAAATGGGGCGAGTGGAAGAGAGCGTGTGTTAGCGGCAGCTCCTGTAGACTGCATCCAGGTAACTGCTCGCCCTCTGATTTCCCAGAGCCAGCTCTCGGACCTGTGCTTGCTCAGCTCCCACTGGGAGAGTGTCCAGGGTCTGGTCCAGTCTGCCTCTGGTGCCAGCCGGGCCCAGCACCCCAACATCCACCAGAGCCGCCGGCTTGCCAGTAAACTCCTCCGCGCCCAGGGCTTTGCCATTGCCAATGGCTCGCAGTGCTGCCGCAGGGAGGCTCTCTGTTGTCCGAGCAGTGCGCTGCAGACTGGATGGCCTACCAGGAGTGCAGGCTACACTGGACTGTGTGGGCCTGCTGCCCTCACCAGCTACTCACTGGCAGCCCATCAGCTCCTGCCAGCCTCTTATTCCTCACCCTCAGCTTCCAGCTCGCCACCACCTCCCCAGGCCCTGGCTTACCTGGATGACGATGGGCTGCCTGTGCCGATGGATGCCGTGCAGCAGAGATTGCGTCAGATCGAGGCGGGTTACAAGCAGGAGGTTGAGGTGCTGCGACAGCAGGTGCGACAGCTGCAGATGAGGCTTGAGAGTCAACAGTATGGCACCCCTCCCTCAGAGCCATACGTCGAGTACGAGGATGACATT ACATGTCTGCGTGAGTCAGACAACAGCAATGAGGAAGATTCTCTGTCTACCCACAGCGAGGACCGTCTGTCCGAGGGCAGCTGGGATCGAGTGGAGCCCAGGGACACTGAG GTTACGAGGTGGGTGCCCGACCACATGGCCTCCCATTGTTTCAACTGTGACTGTGAGTTCTGGATAGCCAAGAGACGTCACCACTGCAG GAACTGTGGTAATGTGTTCTGTAAAGACTGTTGTCACCTGAAGCTTCCCATCCCAGACCAGCAGCTTTACGACCCCGTGTTGGTGTGCAACACCTGCCACGACCTGCTCCTCGAGTCCCGCACCCGCGAGATCCGTAGCCAGCAGCTTAAGAAGGCCATCGCTACAGCCTCCAGCTGA